One window from the genome of Nicotiana sylvestris chromosome 9, ASM39365v2, whole genome shotgun sequence encodes:
- the LOC104214554 gene encoding photosynthetic NDH subunit of lumenal location 1, chloroplastic has product MAATSLSVSLPSAAITNRASAEANTLNRHANIIACSASENTFSHQERSGMRRAFLLGVGALLLPTSPLLAQGKPENYEIFVDKQDGYSYYYPSDWREFDFRGHDSAFKDRYLQLQNVRLSFIPSDKSDIHDLGPIEEVVANLVKHVYSAPNQVANIMEMRERSTDGKNYCTFEYVLTSPNFSRAAFATIAIGNGRYYTLIVGANERRWRKFRNKLKVVADSFQVLDMI; this is encoded by the exons ATGGCAGCTACTTCACTCTCAGTGAGTCTTCCCTCGGCAGCGATAACTAATAGGGCCAGTGCTGAAGCGAACACTCTGAATAGGCATGCGAACATTATCGCATGCTCAGCATCAGAAAACACATTTTCTCATCAAGAGA GAAGTGGGATGAGGAGGGCATTTTTATTGGGAGTAGGAGCTCTTTTATTACCCACGAGTCCCCTTCTGGCTCAAG GAAAACCAGAAAACTATGAAATCTTTGTTGACAAACAAGATGGATATTCATATTACTATCCATCAGATTGGAGG GAATTTGATTTCAGAGGTCACGATTCTGCATTTAAGGACAGATATCTACAACTGCAAAATGTCCGACTAAGTTTTATACCATCTGATAAATCAGATATCCATGATTTAGGGCCAATAGAAGAG GTTGTGGCCAACCTGGTAAAACATGTTTACTCTGCACCAAATCAGGTGGCAAACATAATGGAAATGAGGGAG AGAAGTACGGATGGTAAAAATTATTGCACCTTTGAATATGTATTGACATCTCCAAATTTTTCTCGGGCAGCATTCGCTACCATAGCAATTGGAAATG GGAGATACTACACACTAATCGTGGGAGCAAATGAAAGGCGATGGAGAAAATTCCGTAACAAACTTAAAGTGGTGGCTGACTCTTTTCAGGTGCTGGACATGATCTAG